One genomic window of Vibrio natriegens NBRC 15636 = ATCC 14048 = DSM 759 includes the following:
- a CDS encoding O-antigen ligase family protein, with product MNSMPVSNHIPLLAAFTLALFFVPVKIQAGGIALAPSDIASLLSLGLSALVVMESKTRKLLHPCIGFVLLFTGYVFINGLLNRVPLMPLITETVQWVAILSLLGLLFAYGAFEDERVMVYFSYILFVICCLVAAWHFAQGYQSGFKLLGVSKYGFGLLCSLLYLYRDKIRAFHILMLIALVLLVLSQERKALLGFCLLFLLDQLFIKSLMRKTVSETYTWTILLTLSFAVLAAVSITSYVGFDTLADQLEFTQEDILFANQSEARWVSNLHRKLLLANGFDILQQHPILGVGAKMLPSFMVNYFNYQELAIYTHNFVLDTAIEYGLLGIALLFGGYFFFIKFCFYSLNENRKSLLLAAYALIMVCFVAVNTTIILILLLPVMLSIKRTDESSRMPSCSGIKATNFNNQGLDQ from the coding sequence ATGAACTCTATGCCAGTAAGTAATCACATTCCTCTGCTGGCTGCGTTCACCCTAGCGCTCTTTTTTGTGCCAGTGAAAATTCAAGCGGGAGGTATTGCGCTAGCGCCGAGTGATATCGCAAGTCTTCTCTCTCTGGGATTAAGTGCGCTTGTTGTTATGGAAAGCAAAACACGCAAGCTCCTGCATCCGTGCATCGGATTTGTATTGCTGTTCACCGGTTATGTGTTTATTAACGGCCTACTTAATCGTGTGCCCTTGATGCCTCTCATTACCGAAACCGTTCAGTGGGTAGCGATTCTTAGTCTGCTCGGATTACTGTTCGCTTATGGAGCTTTCGAAGATGAACGAGTCATGGTGTACTTTTCTTATATTCTCTTCGTTATTTGCTGTCTGGTTGCCGCTTGGCATTTTGCCCAAGGTTATCAAAGTGGATTCAAGCTTCTTGGGGTCAGTAAGTATGGTTTTGGCCTGCTCTGCTCGTTGCTCTATTTATATCGAGACAAAATTCGCGCCTTCCATATTTTAATGCTGATAGCACTGGTCTTACTGGTTTTATCGCAAGAGCGCAAAGCCTTGCTTGGCTTTTGTTTATTGTTTCTTTTGGATCAGCTTTTCATTAAGAGTTTGATGAGAAAAACCGTCAGTGAAACATATACCTGGACCATATTACTAACCCTGAGTTTCGCGGTGTTGGCTGCGGTGTCCATCACTTCATATGTGGGCTTCGACACGTTAGCCGATCAGCTAGAGTTCACCCAAGAAGACATCTTGTTTGCCAATCAGAGTGAAGCGAGGTGGGTATCCAATTTGCACCGAAAACTTTTACTCGCCAATGGTTTCGACATTCTCCAACAGCATCCCATCTTAGGTGTGGGAGCCAAAATGTTGCCTAGCTTCATGGTCAATTACTTTAACTATCAAGAGCTGGCGATTTACACCCATAACTTTGTTCTAGATACCGCCATCGAGTATGGGTTACTGGGTATTGCGCTGTTGTTCGGTGGATACTTTTTTTTCATCAAATTTTGCTTCTATAGCTTAAATGAGAACCGCAAAAGCCTGCTACTCGCAGCGTACGCGCTCATTATGGTCTGCTTCGTTGCGGTAAATACCACGATTATTTTAATCCTGTTACTACCGGTAATGCTCAGCATAAAACGCACGGATGAATCCAGCCGCATGCCTTCATGTTCGGGAATTAAAGCCACCAATTTTAATAATCAAGGACTTGATCAATGA
- a CDS encoding putative capsular polysaccharide synthesis family protein has protein sequence MKYSIARQFEKNRELRADNFVLVYQMGKVGSSSIEHTLGERNIPSYHIHTFDDHEEFHMYHNKRDVKKFFDFKNRAIYRLVLNQRKRILQKREQIKIVTLVRDPIATVLSRFFQDLHFQFIEGKKNEAIHNDMDVTYQHLEHCFDNYINLNYFADWFDNELKRNFNIDVLDQKVDNTQPFFTFSNSQAEVLLIKCEKLSSLDREIGQFLNVDDFELKNSNEAKNKWYSNIYQYFKQQYDFSKLFYMYDLPLYQHVYSVQERDAFKSKWQQTPGTKSS, from the coding sequence ATGAAATATTCAATCGCTCGACAATTTGAAAAGAACCGAGAGCTTCGAGCTGACAACTTTGTCTTGGTTTACCAGATGGGAAAAGTCGGCTCATCTTCCATTGAACACACGTTGGGGGAGCGTAATATTCCCAGTTACCACATCCATACCTTTGATGATCATGAGGAGTTCCACATGTATCACAACAAACGCGATGTGAAGAAATTCTTCGATTTCAAAAACCGTGCAATTTACCGTTTGGTCCTTAACCAAAGAAAACGAATTCTGCAAAAACGCGAACAGATAAAAATCGTCACTTTAGTGCGTGACCCTATCGCTACTGTATTGTCTCGCTTTTTCCAGGACCTTCATTTTCAGTTTATCGAAGGTAAAAAAAACGAAGCGATCCACAACGACATGGACGTGACCTACCAGCATTTGGAGCACTGCTTCGACAACTACATTAACCTCAACTATTTTGCCGACTGGTTCGACAACGAACTGAAACGTAACTTCAACATCGACGTATTGGACCAGAAGGTTGATAACACCCAACCTTTCTTTACCTTTAGCAACAGTCAGGCAGAAGTACTGTTAATTAAGTGCGAAAAACTCAGCTCGCTAGACCGAGAGATTGGCCAGTTCTTGAATGTCGACGATTTTGAGTTGAAGAATAGCAACGAAGCGAAAAACAAATGGTATTCAAACATCTATCAGTACTTTAAGCAGCAATACGATTTTTCTAAGTTGTTCTACATGTACGACTTGCCGCTTTATCAACATGTTTACTCAGTTCAAGAGCGAGACGCATTTAAGTCCAAATGGCAGCAAACTCCGGGAACCAAGTCATCATGA